In the Candidatus Rhodoblastus alkanivorans genome, one interval contains:
- a CDS encoding S10 family peptidase has translation MKPFWTKPRSSPPILPLAFAILLVGGAALAKAPEQKYEPLPAPSVTEQSIEIGGRKLGFKATASAVPVKDARSGEVLAEIATLAFTVEPPKAEAGGGGGAACRPIVFAVNGGPGAGSAWLNLGAIGPWRLPFAGAVPSTPPRLVDNQESWLDFADLVFLDPPGTGYSRLPTNEAARKRFLSVDGDIDMLAVVIRRWTVREHRQACPKYLLGESYGGFRAPKIVRVLQEKENIGMDGLILLSPVLDFSWIHGRNNPLLDASRLPSLVASHTGAKDRAALAEAEAYAQGDYLADLLRGPRDKAALERIVSRLSAMTGLAPEKLRRLGGRVSAEDWTRDSDPSGRTVASFYDGATRGLSPDPRRPPSEWADPVLDALRAPLAEAMEQVVTGRLKWPVGDSKYEILNDKVSESWDWGHGRLGQESLSDLHRVMALDPRIRVLVALGLNDLVTPYFGTCLLLAQSADIGSPERIDLLALAGGHMFYAEDGSRAAFRDAARKMIEGK, from the coding sequence ATGAAACCCTTCTGGACAAAGCCGCGATCAAGCCCGCCGATCCTTCCGCTGGCTTTCGCGATCCTGCTGGTCGGGGGAGCGGCGCTCGCCAAGGCTCCGGAGCAGAAGTACGAACCTCTGCCCGCGCCGTCGGTCACCGAACAGAGCATCGAGATCGGCGGCCGCAAGCTCGGGTTCAAGGCGACGGCTTCGGCCGTGCCGGTCAAGGATGCTCGATCGGGCGAGGTCCTTGCCGAAATCGCCACCCTCGCCTTCACGGTCGAACCGCCGAAGGCGGAAGCGGGCGGCGGCGGCGGCGCCGCTTGTCGTCCCATCGTCTTCGCTGTCAATGGCGGCCCTGGGGCCGGGTCGGCATGGCTCAACCTCGGCGCCATCGGACCCTGGCGCCTGCCCTTCGCCGGCGCCGTTCCGTCCACGCCGCCGCGCCTCGTGGACAATCAGGAAAGCTGGCTCGACTTCGCCGATCTCGTCTTCCTCGATCCGCCCGGAACCGGCTACTCGCGCCTGCCGACCAATGAAGCCGCGCGAAAGAGATTTTTGTCGGTGGACGGCGACATCGACATGCTCGCCGTCGTCATCCGGCGCTGGACCGTGCGGGAGCATCGCCAAGCCTGCCCCAAATATCTGCTTGGCGAAAGCTATGGCGGCTTCCGTGCGCCCAAAATCGTCCGCGTCTTGCAGGAAAAGGAGAATATCGGGATGGATGGCCTGATCCTGCTGTCCCCGGTCCTCGACTTCTCCTGGATCCATGGCCGCAACAATCCGCTGCTCGACGCCTCCCGCCTGCCATCGCTCGTCGCCAGCCACACGGGCGCAAAGGACCGCGCCGCTTTGGCCGAGGCGGAGGCCTATGCGCAAGGCGACTACCTCGCCGATCTGCTGCGCGGCCCGCGGGACAAGGCTGCGCTGGAGCGAATCGTCAGCCGCCTCTCGGCCATGACCGGCCTGGCGCCCGAAAAACTGCGTCGGCTCGGCGGCCGCGTCAGCGCCGAGGATTGGACGCGCGATTCGGACCCTTCCGGCCGCACCGTCGCGAGCTTCTATGACGGCGCCACGCGCGGCCTCAGCCCGGACCCGAGGCGGCCTCCGTCCGAGTGGGCCGACCCCGTGCTCGACGCGCTGCGCGCGCCGTTGGCCGAGGCCATGGAGCAGGTCGTGACGGGAAGGCTCAAATGGCCGGTCGGCGATTCCAAATATGAAATTCTGAACGACAAGGTTTCGGAAAGCTGGGACTGGGGCCATGGTCGTCTCGGCCAGGAATCCCTGTCCGATCTTCACCGCGTCATGGCGCTCGATCCTCGCATCAGGGTTCTTGTGGCGCTGGGCCTCAACGATCTCGTGACGCCCTATTTCGGGACTTGCCTGCTGCTGGCTCAGAGCGCGGACATTGGTTCGCCGGAGCGGATCGATCTTCTTGCACTCGCCGGGGGCCACATGTTCTACGCCGAGGACGGCTCGCGCGCCGCCTTCCGCGATGCGGCGCGCAAAATGATCGAGGGAAAGTAA
- a CDS encoding glycoside hydrolase family 3 N-terminal domain-containing protein, producing MDLNWIEKLLARMTLEEKLGQMTMSPAGAAATGPIRGEATTESVRAGKVGSLLNLWGREATDRFQKLAVEETRLGIPLFFGVDVLHGHRTVFPIPLAEASVFDPDLWERTARAAAREAAADGVDLTFAPMLDTTRDPRWGRMAEGFGEDPLVGARFAAAKVRGFQGGDLASPGALAATAKHFCCGGAALAGREYAAADMSERTLHETYLPPFRAAVEAGCAAIMSAFNSLGGVPMTAHVPLLRSYLRGKLGFDGVIMSDYAAIEELIDHGVAADRAEAAGLALKAGVDIDMVSGVYLAALPEALSRGLAELKDIDAAVRRILTLKMKLGLFDDPYRRTKGARSASRAAKKLALDVARRAITLLANDGILPLGENIRRIAVVGPLAEAREEMVGPWTLAGDPRQCATILDGLRAALPEREIHCQLGVTIAGDDESGIAAARALCQNADAAILCLGEAANMSGEAASRARPELPGRQRQLAEAVLSSGRPVVALLSSGRPLIVPFLAERARALVATWFLGAGAGEAIAEVLTGRFDPTGRLPVTWPLDVGQIPVFFAERPAARPANPTDPFTSKYIDLPNEPLFPFGHGLSYAQVKLDNLRLAHAEFRRGDRIRVAIDAQNLSDRPAFETIFLFSRDCVATAAPPVLELKNWAKVKLAARQKRTVRFALAAEDLSCLDADLRPMLEPGDFDIFVGLNADRRFLLSAPLRCLD from the coding sequence ATGGACTTGAACTGGATCGAAAAACTTCTCGCCAGAATGACCCTCGAAGAGAAACTTGGCCAGATGACCATGTCGCCGGCAGGCGCGGCGGCGACGGGACCGATTCGCGGCGAGGCGACGACGGAAAGCGTTCGCGCCGGCAAGGTCGGCTCCCTGCTGAATCTCTGGGGCCGGGAAGCGACCGATCGTTTCCAGAAGCTCGCGGTGGAAGAAACGCGGCTCGGCATTCCCCTGTTCTTCGGCGTCGATGTCCTGCACGGCCACCGGACTGTCTTTCCCATTCCCCTTGCCGAGGCGTCCGTGTTCGATCCCGATCTTTGGGAGCGCACGGCGCGGGCGGCGGCGCGGGAGGCCGCGGCCGACGGCGTCGATCTGACCTTCGCGCCCATGCTCGACACAACCCGCGACCCGCGCTGGGGCCGCATGGCCGAAGGCTTCGGCGAAGACCCCCTGGTCGGCGCGCGCTTCGCCGCCGCCAAGGTGCGCGGCTTTCAAGGCGGAGATCTCGCCTCGCCGGGCGCGCTCGCCGCGACCGCCAAACATTTCTGCTGCGGCGGCGCCGCGCTGGCGGGGCGCGAATATGCCGCCGCCGACATGTCCGAACGAACTCTGCACGAGACCTATCTGCCGCCGTTCCGCGCCGCCGTCGAAGCCGGCTGCGCCGCCATCATGTCGGCCTTCAACTCGCTTGGCGGCGTCCCGATGACCGCGCATGTTCCGTTGCTGCGCTCATATTTGCGCGGAAAGCTCGGATTCGACGGTGTGATCATGAGCGATTACGCCGCCATTGAAGAGCTGATCGACCATGGCGTCGCCGCCGACCGCGCCGAAGCGGCGGGCCTGGCGCTGAAAGCCGGCGTGGATATCGACATGGTGAGCGGCGTCTATCTTGCCGCATTGCCTGAAGCGCTTTCGCGCGGTCTCGCGGAATTGAAGGACATTGACGCGGCGGTGCGGCGAATCCTCACCCTCAAGATGAAACTCGGCCTGTTCGACGATCCCTACCGCCGAACGAAAGGGGCGCGCTCCGCATCGCGTGCGGCGAAAAAACTCGCCCTCGACGTCGCCCGGCGCGCCATCACCCTCCTCGCCAATGACGGGATCCTGCCGCTCGGCGAGAACATCCGCCGCATCGCCGTGGTCGGTCCGCTCGCCGAGGCGCGAGAGGAAATGGTCGGCCCCTGGACGCTGGCGGGCGACCCGCGCCAATGTGCAACCATTCTCGACGGCTTGCGCGCCGCCCTTCCGGAACGCGAAATCCATTGCCAGCTGGGCGTGACCATCGCCGGCGACGATGAAAGCGGCATTGCCGCGGCGCGGGCGCTTTGTCAGAACGCCGACGCCGCCATTCTCTGCCTGGGCGAGGCCGCAAACATGAGCGGCGAGGCGGCGAGCAGGGCGCGTCCCGAACTTCCGGGGCGCCAGCGCCAACTGGCGGAAGCCGTGCTGTCGAGCGGCCGTCCTGTCGTCGCCCTTCTCTCATCCGGCCGGCCTCTCATCGTTCCCTTTCTCGCCGAGCGCGCCCGCGCCCTGGTCGCGACCTGGTTTCTCGGCGCAGGCGCCGGCGAGGCGATCGCCGAGGTTCTGACCGGACGATTCGATCCAACCGGGCGGCTTCCCGTCACCTGGCCGCTGGACGTCGGTCAAATTCCGGTCTTTTTCGCCGAACGGCCCGCCGCCCGGCCGGCCAATCCGACCGATCCCTTCACCAGCAAATATATCGATTTGCCGAACGAACCTCTTTTTCCCTTCGGCCATGGCCTGTCCTACGCCCAGGTCAAACTGGACAATCTGCGCCTCGCCCACGCCGAATTCCGGCGGGGCGACCGCATCCGGGTTGCAATCGACGCGCAGAACCTTTCCGACCGGCCAGCGTTCGAAACCATATTCCTCTTTTCGCGTGATTGTGTCGCCACTGCCGCGCCGCCGGTGCTGGAGTTGAAGAATTGGGCCAAGGTGAAACTGGCGGCGCGGCAGAAAAGGACCGTTCGTTTCGCTCTCGCAGCCGAAGACCTGTCCTGCCTCGACGCCGATCTTCGGCCGATGCTGGAGCCGGGCGATTTCGACATTTTCGTCGGCCTCAACGCCGACCGGCGATTTCTTCTTTCCGCCCCCCTGCGCTGCCTGGACTGA
- a CDS encoding FAD-dependent monooxygenase — protein sequence MSNREPDYAVAVVGAGAAGAALALVLARQGVKTATYRRGDARQSLRLSRGGRSLDRANEGLARTGTPPDD from the coding sequence ATGTCGAATCGGGAGCCGGACTATGCCGTGGCGGTGGTTGGCGCCGGCGCGGCGGGCGCGGCGCTTGCTCTCGTCCTGGCGCGCCAGGGCGTCAAAACCGCTACCTATCGGCGTGGCGATGCGCGGCAATCTCTTCGTCTATCGCGCGGCGGACGATCCCTGGATCGAGCGAATGAAGGCCTCGCCCGAACAGGAACTCCGCCGGATGATTGA
- the guaB gene encoding IMP dehydrogenase: protein MNGFPQLTEALTFDDVLLRPGHSEVMPSGVSIKTRLTRDIELNLPIMSSAMDTVTEARLAIAMAQAGGIGVIHRNFEPADQAEEVRRVKRYESGMVVNPITIFPDETLSDALGLMSRNAISGIPVVVRGVDNKPGKLVGILTNRDVRFADNPDQPVSELMTKQLVTVGEGVTKDEARRLLHQHRIEKLLVVDADYRCVGLVTVKDIEKATLHPSACKDDAGRLRVAAASTVGDKGFERAEMLIDAGVDCVVVDTAHGHSQSVLDQVARIKRISNAVAVIAGNIATAEGAKALIDAGADAIKVGIGPGSICTTRVVAGVGVPQLTAVLEAASEARKAGVPVIADGGIKYSGDLAKAIAAGADSVMIGSLLAGTEEAPGETFLYQGRSFKAYRGMGSVGAMARGSADRYFQQDIKDQMKLVPEGVEGQVPYRGPVGPILHQLAGGLRAAMGYVGASTIPQFQTRARFVRITNAGLRESHVHDVTITRESPNYPTGH from the coding sequence ATGAACGGTTTCCCGCAACTGACCGAAGCCCTGACCTTTGACGACGTGCTGCTGCGTCCAGGTCATTCCGAGGTCATGCCGTCCGGCGTCTCCATAAAGACCCGCCTGACGCGGGACATCGAACTGAACCTGCCGATCATGTCTTCTGCCATGGACACGGTGACAGAGGCCCGCCTCGCCATCGCCATGGCTCAGGCCGGCGGCATCGGCGTCATCCATCGCAATTTCGAGCCTGCCGACCAGGCGGAGGAAGTCCGCCGCGTCAAGCGTTACGAGAGCGGCATGGTGGTCAATCCGATCACCATTTTCCCCGACGAGACCCTGTCCGACGCCCTCGGCCTGATGAGCCGCAATGCGATCTCCGGCATTCCCGTGGTCGTGCGCGGCGTCGACAACAAGCCGGGCAAGCTGGTCGGCATTCTCACCAACCGCGACGTGCGCTTCGCCGACAATCCGGACCAGCCGGTCTCGGAACTGATGACGAAACAACTCGTCACGGTGGGAGAAGGGGTGACCAAGGACGAGGCCCGCCGCCTCCTGCACCAGCACCGCATCGAAAAACTGCTGGTGGTTGACGCCGATTACCGCTGCGTCGGGCTGGTGACGGTCAAGGACATCGAAAAGGCCACTTTGCACCCCTCGGCCTGCAAGGACGACGCCGGCCGCCTGCGGGTCGCCGCCGCCTCCACTGTCGGCGACAAGGGTTTCGAGCGCGCCGAAATGCTGATCGACGCTGGCGTGGACTGCGTTGTCGTGGACACCGCCCATGGCCATTCGCAATCGGTGCTCGACCAGGTCGCCCGAATCAAGCGCATCTCCAATGCGGTCGCGGTCATCGCCGGCAATATCGCCACCGCCGAGGGCGCCAAGGCCCTGATCGACGCCGGCGCCGACGCCATCAAGGTCGGCATCGGCCCGGGCTCGATCTGCACCACCCGGGTGGTGGCGGGCGTTGGCGTGCCGCAGCTTACCGCGGTGCTCGAAGCGGCCTCCGAGGCGAGAAAGGCCGGCGTGCCGGTGATCGCCGACGGCGGCATCAAATATTCCGGCGATCTCGCCAAGGCGATCGCGGCGGGCGCCGATTCGGTGATGATCGGCTCGCTGCTGGCCGGGACCGAGGAGGCGCCGGGCGAGACGTTCCTCTATCAGGGCCGCTCGTTCAAGGCCTATCGCGGCATGGGCTCGGTCGGCGCCATGGCGCGCGGCTCGGCCGACCGCTACTTCCAGCAGGACATCAAGGATCAGATGAAACTGGTGCCGGAAGGCGTTGAAGGACAAGTGCCTTATCGCGGCCCGGTCGGGCCGATCCTGCACCAGCTCGCCGGGGGCTTGCGTGCCGCCATGGGCTATGTCGGCGCCTCCACGATCCCCCAATTCCAGACCCGCGCCCGCTTCGTCCGCATCACCAACGCGGGCTTGCGCGAAAGCCACGTCCACGACGTGACGATCACACGAGAAAGCCCGAACTATCCGACCGGGCACTGA
- a CDS encoding glycoside hydrolase family 15 protein, whose protein sequence is MSKPRSEPWTQGLDDWLARQYRRCAELMPRAISATHLVKHRPNYGQTIRPARGSILASTDLAENPDYFFHWLRDSSVVVDGLRYLIEDGSLGDEGLRLFGEFVEFSLALGQLDGRANPHDEEERAGVLPDHVKYVRTREEMADIHGESVLGEARLTADGRLDILQWSRPQNDGPALRALALMRYWRNESLRPLLPIAAMRTLIEDDLDYTLKYWREPCYDIWEEHRRRHYHTQIAQFAVLSDGAEWAQSLADARRAENCALAAQETARTLDQYFDAGAGAYLTPLPDPSLKPTPTMRLDFAAILGVVQAARLSGPHSPADPKALATLARLEQLFDGAYLINRNRPKECGIAHGRYDGDVYFTGGAFYFSTLGAAEFYYRFAIAAATGEPIALSLYNRERLAEMLGEEAWVLGEEALRPQFRERLARVLIERGDAVMATVRRFAPESGVLAEQFSHIDGAPTSALNLTWSYASFIIASACRRQALRSMDR, encoded by the coding sequence ATGAGCAAGCCGCGATCTGAGCCTTGGACACAAGGACTGGACGATTGGCTGGCGCGCCAATATCGGCGCTGCGCCGAACTCATGCCGCGCGCCATTTCGGCGACGCATCTGGTCAAGCATCGCCCCAATTACGGTCAGACCATCCGTCCGGCGCGCGGCTCCATCCTCGCTTCCACCGATCTCGCCGAAAATCCCGATTATTTCTTCCATTGGCTGCGCGATTCCTCCGTGGTCGTCGACGGCCTGCGCTACCTCATCGAGGACGGGTCATTAGGCGACGAGGGCCTGAGGCTTTTCGGGGAATTCGTCGAATTCAGTCTGGCGTTGGGCCAGCTCGACGGGCGCGCCAATCCGCACGACGAGGAAGAACGCGCCGGCGTCCTGCCGGACCATGTCAAATATGTGCGCACGCGCGAGGAAATGGCGGATATCCATGGCGAGAGCGTGCTCGGCGAGGCGCGTCTGACCGCCGACGGACGGCTGGACATTCTGCAATGGTCGCGTCCGCAGAATGACGGCCCGGCGCTGCGGGCGCTCGCCCTGATGCGCTATTGGCGCAACGAAAGCCTCCGTCCGCTTCTGCCGATCGCCGCCATGCGGACCCTGATCGAAGACGATCTCGACTATACGCTCAAATATTGGCGGGAGCCCTGCTACGACATTTGGGAAGAGCATCGTCGCCGCCACTATCACACCCAGATCGCACAATTCGCGGTCCTGAGCGATGGAGCCGAATGGGCGCAATCGCTCGCCGACGCGCGCCGCGCCGAAAATTGCGCCTTGGCGGCGCAGGAGACGGCGCGAACGCTCGATCAGTATTTCGACGCCGGCGCCGGCGCCTATCTGACGCCGCTCCCCGATCCGTCACTGAAACCCACCCCGACCATGCGGCTCGATTTCGCCGCCATCCTTGGCGTGGTCCAGGCGGCCCGGCTGAGCGGTCCCCACAGTCCCGCCGATCCCAAAGCCCTGGCGACTTTGGCCAGGCTCGAACAACTCTTCGATGGCGCCTATCTCATCAATCGCAACCGGCCGAAGGAATGCGGAATTGCGCACGGGCGCTATGACGGCGACGTTTATTTCACGGGCGGCGCTTTTTACTTTTCCACGCTCGGCGCGGCTGAATTCTACTACCGTTTTGCCATAGCCGCCGCCACCGGCGAACCAATCGCTCTTTCGCTCTACAATCGCGAACGCCTCGCCGAAATGCTGGGCGAGGAGGCTTGGGTCCTGGGCGAGGAGGCGCTCCGGCCGCAGTTTCGCGAAAGGCTGGCGCGGGTCCTGATCGAGCGCGGCGACGCGGTCATGGCCACGGTGCGCCGGTTCGCGCCGGAATCGGGCGTTCTCGCGGAGCAGTTTTCCCATATCGACGGCGCGCCGACTTCGGCTTTGAACCTGACCTGGAGCTACGCCTCCTTCATCATCGCGTCCGCGTGCCGCAGGCAGGCCTTGCGCTCGATGGACCGGTGA
- a CDS encoding RsmB/NOP family class I SAM-dependent RNA methyltransferase produces MHPSARIAAAIEVLDDLETRRRPAADALKDWGLAHRFAGSKDRAGIASLVYDVLRRRASARWVMKAETPRAEMIGALLLARGLSAQEIAGHFSGEGHAPAPLSEDEKAALAAPDLSGAPIWVAGDFPEWLAPHFARAFVEKAVEEGRALAARAPLDLRVNALKATRQQSLEELAHLGAQACRFAPLGLRIAQGADGRATALSGEPAYARGLVEIQDEGSQIASRIARAAPGEQVLDLCAGGGGKSLAMAGDMENRGQIYATDSDGRRLTPIFPRLERAGARNVQVRAPRGPNHDPAGDLAGACDLVLVDAPCTGTGTWRRNPDAKWRIRPGALEQRIKAQDDVLARAALYVKPGGRLVYVTCSLLCEENEDRIAAFLAGHIDFAAEPAAESLAKAGLAGLDAAASPHGPGLRLTPARHDTDGFYAVVLLRAAG; encoded by the coding sequence ATGCACCCCTCCGCCCGGATCGCCGCCGCGATTGAAGTTCTTGACGATCTTGAGACGCGTCGTCGCCCCGCTGCCGACGCGCTGAAGGACTGGGGGCTCGCCCATCGTTTCGCCGGGTCGAAGGACCGGGCGGGGATCGCCTCGCTGGTCTATGACGTCCTGCGCCGCCGCGCCTCGGCGCGCTGGGTCATGAAGGCGGAGACGCCGCGTGCGGAAATGATCGGCGCGCTCCTTCTGGCGCGCGGCCTGAGCGCGCAAGAGATCGCCGGCCATTTCAGTGGCGAGGGCCATGCGCCCGCGCCATTGAGCGAGGACGAGAAAGCGGCGCTCGCGGCGCCCGATCTTTCCGGCGCGCCGATCTGGGTCGCCGGCGACTTCCCCGAATGGCTGGCGCCTCATTTCGCCCGCGCCTTTGTCGAAAAAGCCGTCGAGGAAGGCCGGGCGCTCGCCGCCCGCGCGCCGCTCGATCTGCGGGTGAATGCGCTGAAGGCGACGCGCCAGCAGTCGCTCGAAGAACTGGCGCATCTCGGCGCGCAGGCGTGCCGTTTCGCGCCGCTGGGCTTGAGAATCGCGCAAGGGGCGGACGGACGGGCGACGGCGCTGTCGGGCGAGCCGGCCTATGCGCGCGGGCTGGTCGAAATCCAGGACGAGGGTTCGCAGATCGCGTCGCGCATCGCGCGCGCCGCGCCCGGCGAGCAGGTTCTCGACCTGTGCGCCGGCGGCGGCGGCAAGAGCCTCGCAATGGCCGGCGACATGGAAAATCGCGGCCAGATTTACGCCACCGATTCCGACGGCCGGCGGCTGACGCCGATCTTTCCCCGGCTGGAGCGGGCGGGGGCCCGCAATGTCCAGGTCCGCGCGCCGCGCGGGCCGAATCACGATCCCGCAGGCGACCTCGCCGGCGCCTGCGATCTCGTGCTGGTGGATGCGCCCTGCACCGGGACCGGCACGTGGCGGCGCAATCCCGACGCCAAATGGCGCATCAGGCCCGGCGCGCTGGAGCAGAGGATCAAGGCGCAGGACGATGTGCTCGCTCGCGCCGCGCTTTATGTGAAGCCGGGCGGCCGCCTCGTTTATGTCACCTGTTCGCTGCTGTGCGAGGAAAACGAGGACCGGATCGCGGCCTTTCTCGCCGGCCACATTGATTTCGCAGCCGAGCCGGCGGCGGAAAGCCTTGCCAAGGCGGGTCTCGCCGGTCTCGACGCCGCCGCTTCGCCTCACGGCCCGGGCCTTCGGCTCACCCCCGCGCGCCATGATACGGACGGCTTTTACGCCGTCGTCCTGCTTCGGGCGGCCGGCTGA
- a CDS encoding ABC transporter ATP-binding protein/permease — protein sequence MAEHAGAAPEAAVEKQSQDDGFVALARLLLRALGASPQRAALLSLAGGLLAVVGATAGMQIRLNIWTKAFYDSLSEKDIAGFGRQLLLYVFIAGALLALNVAQRWLSMTMKMKLREGLTRDLISEWLTPRRAFLIAGAGAIGVNPDQRIHEDANHLSDVSTDLGVGLLQAALLLVCFIGVLWGLSEGVVLSFRGARFSIPGYMVWAALTYAGAASLLSWRAGRRLIQLNAERYARESNLRFALVHANDHAEGIAVYRGENEESTQLNTQLDRLLVILRQVISVTTRLTWVTAGYGWFTIVAPIVVASPAYFAGNLTFGGLLMAVGAFDQVQQSLRWFVDNVGVIADWRATLLRVAAFRRALGAMDRIGGGGPRIELTVSPDNRLLLDDLTVMSRSGGITFDEAHVEIAAGEHVLIVGAPGVGKTSLFRAMAGLWTWGSGRIALPSDDRIMFMPKRPYIPDGSLREILAYPAQTEIFAAEQFDAALTRMGLSHLVGRLDESGRWDQNLTDAEQQSVAFARVLLHKPLWVIVDSAIDSLSLVSRKALFDIFSEELSASTLVNIAGSQGADPFFRRILCLTRKPQRESLAQRRAAG from the coding sequence ATGGCGGAACATGCTGGCGCCGCTCCTGAGGCCGCGGTCGAGAAGCAGTCGCAGGACGACGGCTTCGTCGCGTTGGCGCGCCTCCTGCTGAGGGCCCTCGGCGCTTCGCCGCAGCGCGCCGCCCTTCTGAGCCTGGCGGGAGGGCTACTCGCCGTCGTCGGCGCCACCGCCGGCATGCAGATCCGCCTGAACATATGGACGAAGGCCTTTTACGATTCTCTCTCCGAAAAGGACATCGCCGGCTTTGGGCGGCAGCTCCTGCTCTACGTTTTCATCGCCGGCGCGCTGCTCGCTCTCAATGTCGCTCAGAGGTGGCTGAGCATGACGATGAAGATGAAATTGCGCGAAGGGCTGACGCGCGACCTCATCTCTGAATGGCTGACGCCCCGCCGCGCGTTTCTCATCGCCGGGGCGGGGGCCATCGGCGTCAATCCCGACCAGCGCATCCACGAGGACGCCAATCATCTTTCCGACGTCTCGACCGATCTCGGCGTCGGCCTGCTGCAGGCCGCGCTGCTGCTCGTCTGTTTCATCGGCGTGCTGTGGGGCCTGTCGGAGGGCGTGGTCCTGTCGTTCCGCGGCGCCCGTTTCAGCATTCCCGGCTATATGGTCTGGGCCGCGCTCACTTACGCCGGCGCGGCCTCATTGCTGTCCTGGCGCGCCGGACGGCGGCTCATTCAGCTCAACGCCGAGCGCTATGCGCGCGAATCCAACCTGCGATTCGCCCTGGTGCACGCCAACGATCACGCCGAAGGCATCGCCGTCTATCGCGGCGAGAACGAAGAATCGACCCAGCTCAACACCCAGCTCGACCGCCTTCTCGTCATCCTGCGCCAGGTGATCAGCGTCACCACCCGGCTGACCTGGGTGACTGCCGGCTACGGCTGGTTCACCATCGTCGCGCCGATCGTCGTCGCCTCGCCCGCCTATTTCGCCGGAAACCTCACCTTTGGCGGGCTGCTGATGGCGGTCGGGGCCTTCGATCAGGTGCAGCAGTCTTTGCGCTGGTTCGTCGACAATGTCGGCGTGATCGCGGACTGGCGCGCCACTCTGTTGCGCGTCGCCGCCTTTCGTCGCGCGCTGGGGGCCATGGACCGCATCGGCGGCGGCGGCCCCCGCATCGAGTTGACGGTCTCGCCGGATAACAGGCTGCTATTGGACGATCTCACGGTCATGTCACGGTCGGGCGGCATAACGTTCGACGAGGCCCATGTGGAAATCGCCGCGGGCGAGCATGTGCTGATCGTCGGCGCGCCGGGGGTGGGCAAGACCAGCCTGTTTCGCGCAATGGCCGGCCTGTGGACCTGGGGCTCCGGGCGCATCGCCTTGCCGTCGGATGACCGGATCATGTTCATGCCCAAGCGCCCCTATATTCCCGATGGCTCCTTGCGCGAGATTCTGGCCTATCCGGCGCAAACGGAAATCTTCGCTGCGGAGCAGTTCGACGCCGCCCTGACGCGGATGGGCCTCTCCCACCTCGTCGGCCGCCTGGACGAGAGCGGACGCTGGGACCAGAACCTCACTGACGCGGAGCAGCAGAGCGTGGCCTTCGCCCGCGTGCTGCTGCACAAGCCGCTCTGGGTCATCGTCGATTCCGCCATCGATTCGCTCTCCCTCGTGTCGCGGAAGGCATTGTTCGACATTTTCAGCGAGGAGCTTTCCGCTTCGACCCTGGTCAATATTGCCGGATCGCAAGGCGCTGATCCGTTCTTTCGGCGCATTCTCTGTTTGACCCGCAAACCGCAACGTGAAAGCTTGGCCCAGCGCCGCGCCGCCGGCTGA